A region from the Nocardioides coralli genome encodes:
- a CDS encoding DUF1116 domain-containing protein: MKAPDRVVAAGADLLAEAVAGQAVEVERVAWRPPMAGTEADLAVVAADPRRHDANRRAVEAMLGVTAHLVDVAPAAEVVGLERGQFLHAGPPITWDRASGPLRGALLGGAVLEGLAEDPDSAMALLERGDGVSLEPCHHRGAVGPMAGVVTPSMWMFVLEDPATGRRTHCTLNEGLGKVLRYGAYGPEVLERLRWMSEVLGPLLQAAVRQTGPVDVTGILTQMLQMGDEAHNRNRAGTLMLLRDLSPAMVTSGFDGADVAEALRFMGGNDHFFLNLAMPACKLALDAGRDVPGSTMVVAMARNGTDFGIQVSGTGDEWFTGPAQLADGLFLGDFGPEDANPDIGDSAITETAGIGGFAMATAPAIVRFVGGSVPDALATTRRMHEITLAENPRWSVPVLDFQGVPTGIDVTRVCRTGILPQINTGMAGKEAGVGQVGAGLVTPPAEIFPQALARLAELARRASA, from the coding sequence ATGAAGGCGCCCGACCGCGTCGTCGCCGCCGGTGCCGACCTGCTCGCCGAGGCCGTGGCCGGCCAGGCCGTCGAGGTGGAGCGGGTCGCGTGGCGACCCCCGATGGCCGGCACCGAGGCCGACCTGGCGGTCGTCGCCGCCGACCCGAGGCGCCACGACGCCAACCGCCGCGCCGTGGAGGCGATGCTCGGGGTCACCGCACACCTGGTCGACGTGGCTCCGGCTGCCGAGGTGGTCGGGCTGGAGCGTGGGCAGTTCCTCCACGCCGGGCCCCCGATCACCTGGGACCGCGCCTCGGGCCCGCTGCGCGGCGCGCTCCTGGGGGGCGCCGTCCTCGAGGGGCTCGCCGAGGACCCCGACTCGGCGATGGCGCTGCTGGAGCGCGGCGACGGCGTGAGCCTCGAGCCGTGCCACCACCGCGGTGCGGTGGGACCGATGGCCGGCGTGGTCACCCCGTCCATGTGGATGTTCGTCCTCGAGGACCCGGCGACGGGTCGGCGTACGCACTGCACCCTCAACGAGGGCCTGGGCAAGGTCCTGCGCTACGGCGCCTACGGCCCGGAGGTGCTCGAGCGGCTGCGCTGGATGAGTGAGGTGCTGGGGCCGCTGCTGCAGGCAGCCGTGCGCCAGACCGGCCCGGTCGACGTCACCGGCATCCTCACCCAGATGCTGCAGATGGGCGACGAGGCCCACAACCGCAACCGGGCCGGCACCCTGATGCTGCTGCGCGACCTCTCCCCCGCCATGGTCACCAGCGGCTTCGACGGCGCGGACGTCGCGGAGGCGCTGCGCTTCATGGGGGGCAACGACCACTTCTTCCTCAACCTGGCGATGCCTGCCTGCAAGCTCGCGCTCGACGCGGGTCGCGACGTGCCGGGGTCCACGATGGTGGTGGCCATGGCACGCAACGGGACCGACTTCGGGATCCAGGTGTCCGGCACCGGTGACGAGTGGTTCACCGGCCCCGCGCAGCTGGCCGACGGCCTCTTCCTCGGCGACTTCGGGCCCGAGGACGCCAACCCCGACATCGGCGACTCCGCCATCACCGAGACCGCCGGGATCGGCGGGTTCGCCATGGCCACCGCGCCGGCCATCGTCCGCTTCGTCGGCGGGTCGGTGCCCGACGCGCTGGCCACGACGCGACGGATGCACGAGATCACCCTCGCCGAGAACCCCCGCTGGTCGGTGCCGGTCCTCGACTTCCAGGGCGTCCCCACCGGCATCGACGTCACCCGGGTGTGCCGGACCGGCATCCTGCCCCAGATCAACACCGGCATGGCCGGCAAGGAGGCGGGGGTGGGTCAGGTCGGCGCCGGGCTGGTCACGCCTCCCGCCGAGATCTTCCCGCAGGCCCTGGCGCGGCTGGCCGAGCTCGCCCGGCGAGCGTCGGCCTGA
- a CDS encoding DUF3107 domain-containing protein, with product MEIKIGVQHTSRELVVETDESVDDVQRRVTEALSGDGVLALTDSKGRVTLVPAARLSYVEIGGGVSGQVGFRS from the coding sequence ATGGAGATCAAGATCGGCGTGCAGCACACCTCCCGCGAGCTGGTCGTGGAGACCGACGAGTCGGTCGACGACGTCCAGCGCCGGGTCACCGAGGCGCTCTCGGGCGACGGCGTGCTCGCGTTGACCGACAGCAAGGGCCGGGTCACGCTCGTCCCGGCCGCACGGCTCTCCTACGTCGAGATCGGCGGCGGCGTCAGCGGACAGGTCGGCTTCCGCTCCTGA
- a CDS encoding ferritin-like fold-containing protein, with protein MTESTGAEGVGGESSALDDPDYRQAVVDLLAAIAYGEISAFERLAEDAKLAPSLEDKLAIAAMAGNELGHVGLLRDRMTELGADPYAAMAPFQQAVDLFHEHTAPSDWYEGLVKAYVGDGLAADFYREIAAYLDPRTREVVLASLSDAGHSEFVVDRVKAAIAEDHRLGGRLALWGRRLMGEALTQAQRVAADRDALSALLAGGVDRPALDLAAIGRMFARITELHAERMARLGLDS; from the coding sequence ATGACGGAATCCACCGGTGCCGAGGGGGTCGGCGGGGAGTCATCCGCCCTCGACGACCCCGACTACCGGCAGGCGGTGGTCGACCTGCTCGCGGCCATCGCCTACGGCGAGATCTCGGCCTTCGAGCGGCTGGCCGAGGACGCCAAGCTGGCGCCCTCGCTCGAGGACAAGCTCGCCATCGCCGCCATGGCCGGCAACGAGCTGGGGCACGTCGGGCTGCTGCGGGACCGGATGACCGAGCTGGGCGCCGACCCGTACGCCGCCATGGCGCCCTTCCAGCAGGCGGTCGACCTCTTCCACGAGCACACCGCGCCCTCGGACTGGTACGAGGGCCTGGTCAAGGCCTACGTCGGCGACGGTCTGGCCGCAGACTTCTACCGCGAGATCGCGGCCTACCTCGACCCGCGGACCCGCGAGGTCGTCCTGGCCTCGCTCAGCGATGCCGGCCACTCCGAGTTCGTCGTCGACCGGGTCAAGGCAGCCATCGCCGAGGACCACCGGCTCGGTGGCCGGCTCGCCCTGTGGGGCCGCCGGCTGATGGGGGAGGCCCTCACCCAGGCCCAGCGGGTCGCGGCCGACCGCGACGCGTTGTCGGCCCTGCTGGCCGGCGGTGTCGACCGGCCGGCGCTCGACCTCGCGGCCATCGGGCGGATGTTCGCCCGGATCACCGAGCTGCACGCGGAGCGGATGGCCCGGCTGGGGCTCGACTCCTAG
- a CDS encoding MGMT family protein — protein MSPRVDPEEYVELVLRCAEQVPRGRVTTYGVIAEVVGALLGGGGPRQVGAVMARHGGPVPWWRVVRSDGSLPPSHQDAARQAYLEEGTPLRPSGNVDLARALVRPTLAGRARPAAPGPAGRSRREA, from the coding sequence GTGTCCCCACGCGTCGACCCGGAGGAGTACGTCGAGCTCGTGCTGCGGTGCGCCGAGCAGGTGCCGCGCGGCCGGGTGACGACGTACGGCGTCATCGCCGAGGTGGTCGGCGCGCTGCTGGGTGGTGGGGGACCGCGCCAGGTGGGTGCGGTGATGGCCCGCCACGGTGGACCGGTCCCGTGGTGGCGGGTGGTCCGCTCCGACGGCTCGCTGCCGCCGAGCCACCAGGACGCGGCGCGGCAGGCCTACCTCGAGGAGGGCACGCCGCTGCGTCCGTCGGGCAACGTCGACCTGGCCCGGGCCCTGGTCAGGCCGACGCTCGCCGGGCGAGCTCGGCCAGCCGCGCCAGGGCCTGCGGGAAGATCTCGGCGGGAGGCGTGA
- a CDS encoding TetR/AcrR family transcriptional regulator, with protein MTLSGEAPMGATPRGARLPRQERRAQLLESALEVFVAQGYHAAAMDDIAERAGVSKPVLYQHFPGKLELYLALLDSSCDAIIDSCRAALESTQDNKQRVAAAMEAFYDYIASHDGAFRLVFESDLTNEPAVRAAVDRVTTECAAMIADVIHDDTGLPDEAARLLAVSLVGMAQVSARFWVTDAAGISRPDAVALVSGLAWRGIRGYPLTDEH; from the coding sequence GTGACCCTCAGCGGAGAGGCGCCGATGGGCGCGACCCCCCGCGGCGCGCGGCTGCCGCGCCAGGAGCGCCGCGCCCAGCTGCTGGAGTCCGCGCTCGAGGTCTTCGTCGCACAGGGCTACCACGCGGCGGCGATGGATGACATCGCGGAGCGGGCCGGGGTGTCGAAGCCGGTGCTCTACCAGCACTTCCCCGGCAAGCTCGAGCTCTACCTCGCCCTCCTCGACTCCTCCTGTGACGCGATCATCGACAGCTGCCGGGCAGCCCTCGAGTCGACGCAGGACAACAAGCAGCGCGTGGCGGCGGCGATGGAGGCCTTCTACGACTACATCGCCTCCCACGACGGTGCGTTCCGCCTGGTGTTCGAGTCCGACCTGACCAACGAGCCGGCCGTGCGCGCTGCCGTGGACCGGGTCACCACCGAGTGTGCGGCGATGATCGCGGACGTGATCCACGACGACACCGGGCTGCCCGACGAGGCTGCCCGGCTGCTGGCGGTGTCGCTCGTGGGAATGGCCCAGGTCAGCGCACGGTTCTGGGTGACGGACGCCGCCGGCATCAGCCGACCGGACGCCGTCGCGCTGGTGTCGGGACTGGCGTGGCGCGGCATCCGCGGTTACCCGCTGACCGACGAGCACTGA
- the moeZ gene encoding adenylyltransferase/sulfurtransferase MoeZ, whose amino-acid sequence MPFAPLVEPAAELTNDEVRRYSRHLIIPDVGMAGQKRLKNAKVLVIGAGGLGSPALLYLAAAGVGTIGIAEFDEVDESNLQRQVIHGQSDVGRPKGESARASIAEVNPLVEVVLHPERLDNDNVMSVFEGYDLIVDGTDNFATRYMVNDAAYFLGIPYVWGSIYRFDGQASVFAPMLGEGLPCYRCLYPEPPPPGMVPSCAEGGVLGVLCASIGSIQVNEAIKLLTGVGEPIAGSLMIYDALEMEYRKLKVRKDPACALCGENPTVTELIDYDAFCGAISDEAADAAAGSTISVTELEHMLKEREEGSRDFVLIDVREPNEYEINRIPGSVLIPKGEFLNGNALEQVPGDKPAVLYCKGGVRSAEALSVLKGAGYADAVHVGGGVVAWVNQIDPSQPAY is encoded by the coding sequence GTGCCGTTCGCGCCGCTCGTGGAGCCTGCCGCGGAGCTCACCAACGACGAGGTACGCCGCTACAGCCGCCACCTCATCATCCCCGACGTCGGCATGGCCGGTCAGAAGCGGCTGAAGAACGCCAAGGTGCTGGTGATCGGAGCCGGGGGCCTCGGCAGCCCGGCACTGCTCTACCTCGCCGCCGCCGGGGTCGGCACGATCGGCATCGCCGAGTTCGACGAGGTCGACGAGTCGAACCTGCAGCGCCAGGTGATCCACGGTCAGTCCGACGTCGGTCGCCCGAAGGGCGAGTCGGCCAGGGCGTCGATCGCAGAGGTCAACCCGCTGGTCGAGGTCGTGCTCCACCCCGAGCGGCTCGACAACGACAACGTGATGTCGGTCTTCGAGGGCTACGACCTCATCGTCGACGGCACCGACAACTTCGCGACCCGCTACATGGTCAACGACGCGGCGTACTTCCTCGGCATCCCGTACGTGTGGGGCTCGATCTACCGTTTCGACGGCCAGGCGTCGGTCTTCGCGCCCATGCTCGGCGAGGGTCTGCCCTGCTACCGCTGCCTCTACCCCGAGCCGCCACCGCCGGGGATGGTGCCCAGCTGCGCCGAGGGCGGCGTGCTGGGCGTGCTGTGCGCCTCGATCGGCTCGATCCAGGTCAACGAGGCGATCAAGCTGCTCACCGGTGTCGGGGAGCCCATCGCCGGGTCGCTGATGATCTACGACGCCCTGGAGATGGAGTACCGCAAGCTCAAGGTCCGCAAGGACCCCGCCTGCGCGCTCTGCGGGGAGAACCCGACCGTCACCGAGCTCATCGACTACGACGCCTTCTGCGGCGCGATCAGTGACGAGGCCGCGGACGCCGCTGCGGGCTCGACGATCTCGGTGACCGAGCTCGAGCACATGCTCAAGGAGCGTGAGGAGGGGAGCCGTGACTTCGTCCTCATCGACGTCCGCGAGCCCAACGAGTACGAGATCAACCGGATCCCGGGCTCGGTGCTGATCCCCAAGGGCGAGTTCCTCAACGGGAATGCGCTGGAGCAGGTGCCCGGTGACAAGCCGGCGGTCCTCTACTGCAAGGGCGGTGTGCGGTCCGCCGAGGCGCTGTCGGTGCTCAAGGGCGCGGGGTACGCCGACGCCGTGCACGTCGGCGGCGGCGTCGTCGCCTGGGTGAACCAGATCGACCCGTCACAGCCCGCCTACTGA
- a CDS encoding DEAD/DEAH box helicase: MTTFRDLGVLPEICDPLERAGITTPFAIQEMTLSVALMGTDLIGQARTGTGKTLAFGIPVLQRSVAPKDPDYSEIPQGKPQALIVAPTRELALQVSGDLALAGEDRGLRVLTVYGGVGYEPQLDALSAGVDIVVGTPGRLIDLANRRALDLSHVHALVLDEADEMLDLGFLPDVVKLIGMTPETRQTMLFSATMPSAIVSLARTHMRHPMNIRAESSYENATVPATAQFIYQAHDLDKPEIVGRVLQAEDMGKMIVFTRTKRQAQRIAEDLQERGFRASPLHGDMAQVAREKALTRFRDDKILVLVCTDVAARGIDVQGVTHVVNYTCPEDDKTYVHRIGRTGRAGASGIAITFVDWADLHRWKMINKALDLPFDEPVETYSTSEHLFHDQGIPPGTRGRLVDPAPREPREERSERPARSRNRDRKRTRTRSGKPVGEGTDSAGGPAQAGAKPGGESAGNGQRRRRRRRRSSSNRPPQGTPSDS, from the coding sequence TTGACGACGTTCCGTGACCTCGGGGTGCTCCCCGAGATTTGTGACCCCCTCGAGCGCGCCGGCATCACCACGCCGTTCGCCATCCAGGAGATGACCCTCTCCGTCGCCCTCATGGGCACCGACCTGATCGGCCAGGCCCGTACCGGCACCGGCAAGACGCTGGCCTTCGGCATCCCGGTCCTGCAGCGCTCGGTGGCCCCCAAGGACCCCGACTACTCCGAGATCCCCCAGGGCAAGCCGCAGGCGCTCATCGTCGCCCCGACGCGCGAGCTCGCGCTCCAGGTATCCGGCGACCTCGCCCTGGCCGGCGAGGACCGCGGCCTGCGGGTCCTCACGGTCTACGGCGGCGTCGGCTACGAGCCGCAGCTCGACGCGCTCTCCGCCGGCGTCGACATCGTCGTCGGGACGCCGGGACGGCTGATCGACCTGGCCAACCGCCGCGCCCTCGACCTCTCCCACGTCCACGCGCTGGTCCTCGACGAGGCCGACGAGATGCTCGACCTCGGGTTCCTCCCCGACGTCGTGAAGCTGATCGGGATGACCCCGGAGACGCGCCAGACCATGCTGTTCTCCGCGACGATGCCCTCGGCGATCGTCTCCCTCGCCCGCACCCACATGCGCCACCCGATGAACATCCGTGCGGAGTCGTCCTACGAGAACGCCACCGTGCCGGCGACCGCGCAGTTCATCTACCAGGCGCACGACCTCGACAAGCCCGAGATCGTCGGCCGGGTCCTGCAGGCCGAGGACATGGGCAAGATGATCGTTTTCACCCGCACCAAGCGGCAGGCGCAACGCATCGCCGAGGACCTGCAGGAGCGGGGCTTCAGGGCCTCCCCGCTGCACGGCGACATGGCCCAGGTGGCCCGCGAGAAGGCGCTGACCAGGTTCCGCGACGACAAGATCCTCGTCCTGGTCTGCACCGACGTCGCCGCCCGCGGTATCGACGTCCAGGGCGTCACGCACGTGGTCAACTACACCTGCCCCGAGGACGACAAGACCTACGTGCACCGCATCGGCCGCACCGGTCGTGCCGGTGCCTCGGGCATCGCCATCACCTTCGTCGACTGGGCGGACCTCCACCGCTGGAAGATGATCAACAAGGCGCTCGACCTGCCCTTCGACGAGCCGGTGGAGACCTACTCCACCTCCGAGCACCTCTTCCACGATCAGGGCATCCCGCCGGGCACCCGCGGCCGCCTCGTCGACCCCGCCCCGCGGGAGCCGCGGGAGGAGCGCTCGGAGCGTCCCGCGCGCAGCCGCAACCGCGACCGCAAGCGCACCCGCACCAGGAGCGGCAAGCCGGTGGGCGAGGGCACCGACAGCGCCGGTGGGCCCGCCCAGGCCGGTGCGAAGCCGGGCGGCGAGTCCGCCGGCAACGGCCAGCGCCGACGCCGCCGTCGGCGTCGTTCGTCGTCGAACCGTCCGCCGCAGGGGACCCCGAGCGACTCCTGA